In the Octopus bimaculoides isolate UCB-OBI-ISO-001 chromosome 7, ASM119413v2, whole genome shotgun sequence genome, GAAACAGCTGTAGTTTCATGCCCAGCTAACATGAACGTAACTGCGTGATCACGGATTTCTTTGTCACTCATTCTTTCACCAGTATCCTCATCTTTGGCATATAATAAAGATTCGAGAAGATTGCTGACGTTTGAATCATCCTCATTCGATAAATCGatggtctttcttttttcttcaataatACGATAAACAATGTCGTCTAAATTCGAAATATATTTCTCGTATTCCTTCATTGATTTCGTTTTGAAAACATGTAAAAACGGTAAGAAGTCTGGTAGAACTCGTTGCCAGTTTAACTCAAGCTTTTGTGAAACTTTTGTGAAAAGATCTGTTGTTTCGTTACTGTTGTTTTCGATGCATTGAAAATCATAATCGAACGCACATTTACCAATAACATCAAATGTTAAGTTAGTCACTTGTAAATTGATTGGTATCTCAGTGTAACCATCGCGACTAGTTTCCATAAGTTTTTCCCATTTGTTCATCATTTTGATTGTGTGTGATTCAAATATCGGgatcatatttttcaaaatatttttcctgaaCGATCCGTTACAAAGTTTGCGGTTTCTACGATGAAGTTTGCCTTCAGTTGTGACCAATCCGTCTCCTAGCAGTTTTTTAATGAAACGATATCCTTCGGGAGCTTTTCTAAAACTTTTACTTTTAGTAACGAGAATAGCCTTCGCAACATCAGCGTCTGCAACACACACCCTTTCGTATCCATAGGCCCAAAATACTCGGAATACAGAGGCATTCAATCTTTTCATCCACGATTCGTAATAATATCCAGATTCATGTCGTATAATGTCTATTAAAGACCCAAATATTGGAATGTATGTCACACTTGGCATATATTTTAGTGGAGAAAAATATATCTTGAGAAAGTGTGAATACACAACCCacgaaagaaggaaaatagtTACGAATTGTGGAAGCATTTCCCAGGTGATGCTCTGAGAGGCAGCCTTGTAGGAGTTTATTACGGAAGTTAATGCTTCCATTTTGATAGCTTGGATGgattttctgaaaataatgaaagaaagataattaaaaacagaaatatttatttactttgatgaGTTAAAGGGGCAAATTTTTTTGAAGGAATGAGAATTCTTCACTAATCGATGCTTTTATCAATATTGGGCGGGAAAACGCCAAAAAGTATATACTTGAGTATTGACCAGTAAGGTGGGGTATTTGAGACGGTCAAGCAGCTTAGTGCTGCTCACGAAGATCGTACACAGGCTcagatataaaatacaaatttcaatagtagtagtagtagtagtagtagtagtagtagtagtagtagaattacaAGATCTATCTTGCGGGATTTTCTCATAAAGACTGGCCATactattgaagcaagaagaccaTAGATGGttatagaggacaaaataaataGTGTAAtatcatagattttgcaattccctCTGGTAGCAGAGACGATGCCAAAGAAATTCTTAAAAACTGAGGAATATCAGGATGTAACCAGAGAGCTGAGGAGAGAGTGGAAGCCCAAGACCAAGATTCTtgtggtaattggtgcacttggcacaatACCCTGAATGCTACCCAAGAAATTGAAAGAGATCAGAATTAAGACTTGCATCGTCGACCGGCAGAAAAGTACCATTCTATATTCTGTAAGAATCCTAAGGAAGATTCGTGAGATTTGAGGATACTtattgtcaccaaacctcaaaatGAAATACCTGCAAACTAAATTAACATGCACAAgcgtaatgatgataatgatgatgataataataataataataataataataataataataataataataataataataataataataataaagcagttgtggtcgacaaacacacaaacatatacacacatgcatataNNNNNNNNNNNNNNNNNNNNNNNNNNNNNNNNNNNNNNNNNNNNNNNNNtatatatatacgacgggcttctttgagtttccgtctaccaaatccactcacaaggctttggtcggcccgaggctatagtagaagacacttgcccaaggtgccacgcagtgggactgaacccagaaccatgtggttggtaagcaagctacttaccacattatatatatgcgtgtgtgtgtttgtgttgtacttgtatttcaaaggggccagccttgtaacattctgtgtcatgctcaatctccccgagaactacgttaagggtacacgtgtgtgtggagtgctcggccacttgcacgttaatttcacgagcaggctgttccgttgatcggatcaactggaaccctcgtcgtcgtaaccgacggagtgccacgatgtatgtatgtatgtatatatgtatgtatgtatgtataggaggcATAACATGCATGTGTACTGAAAGGCACACACgtataacatgtatacatatataaatttatatgcatattttatacgTCCATTTATGCAATATTcatgtgtaatatacatacacacacacacacacacacacacgcacacacacacacacacgagtgagtggacaggcacaaaagaaataaagaggcactcaacacattttgtAGGTATTACATATAttgaaactgttttaaataatgatattaatgataacaataataatcctttctttattcataatacacgcatacacacgtaaatatatatacatatgcatatatatacatatacatacatatatatatatatatatgtatatatatatatatatatatatatagatagatatacatacatacacacacacacacacacacacacacatatatatatatatacacacacacatatacatacacatatacatacacatatttatatatatttatatatatgtatatatatatatatataNNNNNNNNNNNNNNNNNNNNNNNNNNNNNNNNNNNNNNNNNNNNNNNNNNNNNNNNNNNNNNNNNNNNNNNNNNNNNNNNNNNNNNNNNNNNNNNNNNNNNNNNNNNNNNNNNNNNNNNNNNNNNNNNNNNNNNNNNNNNNNNNNNNNNNNNNNNNNNNNNNNNNNNNNNNNNNNNNNNNNNNNNNNNNNNNNNNNNNNNNNNNNNNNNNNNNNNNNNNNatatatatgcatgtatgtatgtatataattataattattaatttaatatataaattgctaATTTCCATGCTGATTacttgataattattattaatgtgatttttatcctttttttatgagtatatatatacatacatacatacatacatacacacacacacacacacatacatacatacatacatacatacatacatacatacatgtgtgtatgcacgtatgcatatatacgtatgtatatttaatacacCTGTTATATATACCTGGGAAAATAACCttcaaattacattaaaaaattacgataaaataaaaacaatccgCGTTACACTGTATCGAAGAGCCAAACAATAACCAGGGTGGTCACGGTTTGGGATGCCTTTGACGAAAGTTCAAATCAATCGTATTTGGCTGGAAAcgcaaaacaacaataaaagcaacaatgcgAACAACAACACGTTGTAAGAGAGCGAGTATTCGATTCAATTTTATAATACTTACATCGAAGTTGAGACTCAGTCCACCGTGTGATGTGCATTTAACGAAAGCGTTTGGTCGAATATTTAAACAAGATAGAGATATTGTCTATATCTCTGTCGACAAAGTAAAGCCAGAGATAAGATGTAATCTGTTTTATTTGGGGCGGGTACGAAGGCGGAGCAAGAGGGCGGTGCTTTATCTGCAATGTTTGTGCAACACTGTAAGTTAGACGGCGAGGTGACAGAACTGTTAGTGGCGTCGTGTAGAATGTATTGGAATATTCGTTGCCTCTCCCTGAgatcagagttcaaatgctgctgaagtcaactttgctggTCGTCCTTCCGGGACccatgaaatatattcttttctactctaggcacaaggtccgcaattttggggtaggggtccagtcgattagatcgacacctgtacgcaactggtacttaatttatcgaccccgaaaggatgaaaggcaaagtcgacctcggcggaatttgaactcagaacgtaaagacagatattTCAACCGTCGTACCAGCATTATACCTCCCGAGCAAACAAAGGTTCTGGGGTTTGTAGCACTCATTTATTGACAGCAGGTCACAGCACTTATAGATCAAAATTGAGTCCCTAGATCCCTGATGACCCTAGACAAATCAATGCAGTAGcccctataatatttatttattgacagatcagaaatttatttatatatcagaaATGGGTCCCTACACCCGTGGTATCCCGGGCAAATTAGTGCACTAAGCCCTAGAGTTTTCATCTATTGACAGCCAGCCACAATCCGGAAtgctgcaatattattttattcacttagttttacatgtttacacttttatcgcctgcaaaatattctccatttgaagcaatgcatctttccagacgcgttttccaatGTTCGAAGCATTCCTGGAACACTTGcagatgccttttaatgcctccgtcgtttttttccttcacttcttccacatctgcaagtTCTGTAGcatcagctttcgtcaccagcgatgacctttgaaaaaaggtCCGGGTCAACTTCCAACTCtcctttcagttcacgacatgcATTCAGCCGTGACTGCTTTtcatcttctgtgagcaagcgaggcacaaattttactgcaactcttttcattcgcaattcctcgctcaaaatccGTTGGCAAGAGCTCCAGGacataccagtcatatcaacaagttcgtcaattatTCGGTAACGATCCTCTaggatcagttcatgaattttcacgctgttttcattcgttcgagaGGTCGACGGTCGCCCTAAACGAGATTGGTCCCCAAGCGACAAATGATcgttcctaaagcgtgaaaaccactcgtaaacttgtgttttgcttatgGCAGCGGCCTTGTAAAGCTGTCTGAAGCAttacaactgtttcggccgcagTTTCTCCCAGCAGagaacagaatttcacggaagcatgctGTTCTTTCGTTTtaaccatcgcaaaaatcgacgaacaagaGAGAAGCACTGCAAGACAAAGGTGCACCACGTGGTAGTACAACTTCACTCGACGACACCAGTAGGCacactgatgcctgagggtcgcatcaagtggcttctccACCCCTCCGACCCCTTCCCAAGCCTATAtaggcttatacagcagacccaaaagtgccgccgCCATACAAGCATCGCCCGAAGCGACCCAGCGGATCCTCTACCAGAGCTATGCTGCTACATACTGACCAGGTAAACTTTGGcgttcatcttttcgtggtcgataaataaatacaaatcttaAACTGGGTTTCAATCATATCATTTTCGGTATCTTTCTGTCTTaacccctctctcccctctctctctctctcgcacgcacacatacactcacacagagtcTACCTCTTTctatctacttctttctttctctctttctctttctctctctctctctctctctctctctctctctctctctctctctNNNNNNNNNNNNNNNNNNNNNNNNNNNNNNNNNNNNNNNNNNNNNNNNNNNNNNNNNNNNNNNNNNNNNNNNNNNNNNNNNNNNNNNNNNNNNNNNNNNNNNNNNNNNNNNNNNNNNNNNNNNNNNNNNNNNNNNNNNNNNNNNNNNNNNNNNNNNNNNNNNNNNNNNNNNNNNNNNNNNNNNNNNNNNNNNNNNNNNNNNNNNNNNNNNNNNNNNNNNNNNNNNNNNNNNNNNNNNNNNNNNNNNNNNNNNNNNNNNNNNNNNNNNNNNNNNNNNNNNNNNNNNNNNNNNNNNNNNNNNNNNNNNNNNNNNNNNNNNNNNNNNNNNNNNNNNNNNNNNNNNNNNNNNNNNNNNNNNNNNNNNNNNNNNNNNNNNNNNNNNNNNNNNNNNNNNNNNNNNNNNNNNNNNNNNNNNNNNNNNNNNNNNNNNNNNNNNNNNNNNNNNNNNNNNNNNNNNNNNNNNNNNNNNNNNNNNNNNNNNNNNNNNNNNNNNNNNNNNNNNNNNNNNNNNNNNNNNNNNNNNNNNNNNNNNNNNNNNNNNNNNNNNNNNNNNNNNNNNNNNNNNNNNNNNNNNNNNNNNNNNNNNNNNNNNNNNNNNNNNNNNNNNNNNNNNNNNNNNNNNNNNNNNNNNNNNNNNNNNNNNNNNNNNNNNNNNNNNNNNNNNNNNNNNNNNNNNNNNNNNNNNNNNNNNNNNNNNNNNNNNNNNNNNNNNNNNNN is a window encoding:
- the LOC106871591 gene encoding leukotriene-B4 omega-hydroxylase 3; the protein is MEALTSVINSYKAASQSITWEMLPQFVTIFLLSWVVYSHFLKIYFSPLKYMPSVTYIPIFGSLIDIIRHESGYYYESWMKRLNASVFRVFWAYGYERVCVADADVAKAILVTKSKSFRKAPEGYRFIKKLLGDGLVTTEGKLHRRNRKLCNGSFRKNILKNMIPIFESHTIKMMNKWEKLMETSRDGYTEIPINLQVTNLTFDVIGKCAFDYDFQCIENNSNETTDLFTKVSQKLELNWQRVLPDFLPFLHVFKTKSMKEYEKYISNLDDIVYRIIEEKRKTIDLSNEDDSNVSNLLESLLYAKDEDTGERMSDKEIRDHAVTFMLAGHETTAVSITWVLLQLARYPHIQDKVREEIRSVLPKDGRNITDDHLEQLSYLRCVIDETMRIYPAVLMVSREAIEDCRIGDYTFPKGTFLFVNITSLQKNPKYWENPMEFRPERFSDPSKVYPYSFIPFIAGGRMCIGYKFALMEMKAALALLINKFEYKLMPGVSYKRRATITSRPEPNLILKVRKLN